A portion of the Cervus elaphus chromosome X, mCerEla1.1, whole genome shotgun sequence genome contains these proteins:
- the AMELX gene encoding amelogenin, X isoform, whose translation MGTWILFACLLGAAFSMPLPPHPGHPGYINFSYEVLTPLKWYQSMIRHPYTSYGYEPMGGWLHHQIIPVVSQQTPQNHALQPHHHIPMVPAQQPVVPQQPMMPVPGQHSMTPTQHHQPNLPLPAQQPFQPQSIQPQPHQPLQPLQPLQPLQPLQPLQPQPPVHPIQPLPPQPPLPPIFPMQPLPPMLPDLPLEAWPATDKTKREEVD comes from the exons ATGGGGACCTGGATTTTGTTTGCCTGCCTCCTGGGAGCAGCcttctctatgcct CTACCACCTCATCCTGGGCACCCTGGTTATATCAACTTCAGCTATGAG gTGCTCACCCCTCTGAAGTGGTACCAGAGCATGATAAGACACCCG TACACTTCCTATGGTTACGAACCCATGGGTGGATGGCTGCACCACCAAATCATTCCCGTGGTGTCCCAGCAGACTCCCCAGAATCACGCCCTGCAGCCTCATCACCACATCCCCATGGTGCCAGCTCAGCAGCCCGTGGTCCCCCAGCAGCCAATGATGCCAGTTCCTGGCCAACACTCCATGACTCCAACCCAACACCACCAGCCAAACCTCCCTCTGCCCGCCCAGCAGCCCTTCCAGCCCCAGTCCATCCAGCCGCAGCCTCACCagcccctgcagcccctgcagcccctgcagcCCTTGCagcccctgcagcccctgcagcCCCAGCCGCCCGTGCACCCCATCCAGCCCTTGCCGCCACAGCCACCTCTGCCTCCGATATTCCCCATGCAGCCTTTGCCCCccatgcttcctgacctgcctctggaagCTTGGCCAGCAACAGACAAGACCAAGCGGGAAGAAGTG GATTAA